The region GAATAATTGAAGAAAATGCACTTGGTGCACTAGTAATCACAGCAAGTCATAACCCTTGTGAATGGTTGGGTTTAAAAATCAAAGGTCCTTTTGGAGGCTCAGTTGATAGCTCTTTTACCGATTCCGTTCAAAAAAGATTAGATGCTGGAGGAATATCAATCCCAATTGAAGATGAAACCGAGAGAATTGATTTTAGAAAACAACATCTTTTGGGTATTAGTCAGAAATTTGACATACCTTTAATTTCTAATGGCTTGAGAAAATTAGGTCTGAAAATATTTGTTGATTCAATGCATGGATCTGCTGCTGGCTGCATATCTGAATTATTTGGTTCTGCAAGTGAAGGGCTTATTTATGAAATCAGAACAAAAAGAGACCCATGTTTTGGTGGGAATCCTCCAGAACCTATGAAGGCTTACCTTTCGCAATTAATTCAAGAAGTTCAGGATGAATTTCAAGCAGGTAAGTTGTCCATGGGCTTGGTTTTTGATGGAGATGGAGATCGAATTGCGGCAATAGATGAAAAAGGTAGATATTGCAATACGCAGTTATTAATGCCTGTCCTGATAGACCATGTAGCAAGAGTCAGAAATATGGCAGGTTGTGTTGTTAAAACTGTAAGTGGTTCGGACTTGATGCGATTGGTTGCGCAGGATTTGGGGAGAGAAGTTATCGAAAAGCCTGTTGGGTTTAAATATATAGCTGAGGAAATGCTTTCAAGAGAAGTTCTCATTGGAGGAGAGGAGTCCGGGGGAGTTGGATTTGGTCATCATCTGCCAGAACGTGATGCTTTGTTTACTGCTTTGCTTTTGATGGAGTCAATAGTTGCTGATAGTAAATGTTTAGGTGAGAAAATAGATTCTCTTCATGCTCGTTTTGGTAAGAGTCATTTTGAACGTATTGATTTAACTCTCGAAGATATGGAAATGAGAAGTGACTTGGAAAATTTTTTGAATCAGAAGACCCCATCCTCAATTGGTCATAAATCCGTTTTAGAGGTTATTTCAACTGATGGAATAAAACTTGTACTTAATAAAAGTCATTGGCTGATGTTCCGTTTTTCTGGAACAGAACCTCTTTTAAGAATTTATTGTGAAGCTCCATCAATCGAAGAAGTTACTTCAACTTTGTATTATGCAAAGCAACTTATAGATAATAGTTTTGGATAATCTCCCTCTAGTAATTGCTAGTGGCAATGAAGGTAAAATTCGAGAATTTAAAAAACTTTTGGCTGATTTCCCATTTGACTTGTTGACTCAACCTGTTGGTTTTGAGATTGAGGAAACAGGAAAGACTTTTATCGAAAATGCAAGAATCAAGGCTATTGCTGTTAGTAAAGCAACGGGCCAATTGTCTCTTTCAGATGACTCTGGATTAAGTGTTGAGGCGCTTGGAGGAGCTCCAGGAATTTATTCTGCTAGGTACGCAAGATCAGACAAGGAAAGAATTGAAAAACTATTGACGGAGTTAAAACCTTTTCCAAATAGAAAAGCTAAATTTGAGTGTGCATTATGTATTGCTAGTGGAGAAAAAGTTTTGATAGAAGTTTCAGGATTTTGCGAAGGTCTAATAACGTTTTTTCCAAAAGGGGAAAACGGGTTTGGTTATGATCCAATTTTTGAAGTTTCTGGATTAGGTGAGACTTTTGCTGAAATGGAGCACGAAAAAAAGAAGCAGATTGGTCATAGGGGGAGCGCTTTCAAATTGCTAAAACCTGAATTGAAAAAGCTATTGAATTTTATAAAAAATTAGTTTTGTTTTGCAAATCAACTTTTTTGGTTTTTAGTTTTCAACCCAGCTTCCGTGTAATCCATGGGGTATGGAAATAGGAACTTCAAGAATAGCTTGTTCAGTAAGATCTTTCGAATCAAGGATTATTAAATCAGTTCCAGATCTAATGCTATTCCAAACCAATACAACAACCCACCCATTGTCTTCTTGAGACTTGGATCCTTCTTGGGAAGGAATAAATATTGGCTCACTTACAAAACCTCTTGGGGCGGCACTCCAACTAATTTCTTTATTGTTTGCTAAGTCGATTTTTTTTATAGCTTGTAGTGGGCCATTACCCTCCTTTCGTTCTGCAGTTGCCATCCAACTGAAGCGTGCCTTCAGTCCTTCAAAATTAGGGTTGACCATTGCAAATTCACAACATTGATTGCTTATGGTTGAGCAGGTAAATGAATTATCTATTGGATTGATTTCGCTTCTTTTTAAAACTCCTTCTGGTAAAAGATCAAAATCAATTTCTCTGAAATTATCCTCGGGACCAATACTAGGAAAATCATCATAAAAAATGCTTTCAATATTTATTTTTTCACCATCTTCCCAAGCATTTAGATGATGGAAAACAAAACCCTTTGGCGCATCAATTGATTTTGGAGGTTGACCAGCAAATTTCCCACAATCCCTTGGAATTAATAAGAATTTTGGAGTCCCATAAGATTTGGAAGCTAAGCATTGTGCTGCTCCTTTTTGTCCAAGAAGGAATGGGAGAGGATTAAAACTTATCGCATTTTGTAGAAATATTGCCCAGTTTGGAGTGATGGCAAAATCATGCAAAAAAGCAAATCCATTAAAAGAATCTTTTCTATCGCTTACAAGAGAACCAATATTTTCTCCCTCTGTAGAGAATTCCATCAATCTAATTGTGCTTTTAGGACCAGTAGATACTCCAAAAGTAACCATTCTTTGACCTTTGTGATGGCCAGGGTCGAATCGAGGATGAGCACTAAATGCTTCTCCTTTTTTTAAAACTCCTTTTAAATTAGATAAACCATTGGTTTCTAGAGTGTTTGGATTGAGTGAATATGGACTAGATGCTTCCCATAGGGCTAATAGATCATTCCCAAGTTTTATTACGTGAGTATTGGCAATATTTTTTAGCCTTACATCAAAAGCATTAGCTAAGATGCCGCCTTCTTTTTGAGTTCCAAATACACCTCTATACAGAAATTTCTGGGATTTTTCTTCTTCTACCCATTCCTTTGTTCGAACAAAACGATTAGTCAGGTTTATTTTTCCGTTTTCAAATTGAAAAGCGGCAATCATACCATCTCCATCAAATGGATGGTGAACCCATCTTCCTCCTCTTTCTAGTCTTCCTGGACCATTTCGATACAAGGTACCAGAAATTTGTTTAGGAATAGATCCTTCTACAAGTTTTAGTTCAGCGTGATCGAGTTCTTTTTCAACATTGCAATATGCACTTGACCAATCCTCTTGGCTGAAGATTGTTTGCTGTGGTGATGTTCCTCTTCTTAAATAACTAACGGCCACTATTTTTATTAAATTGGAACTTGATTTTCGCTTAAACTTATGATTTTTGCGAGCTCCAGCTCAAAATTATTTATTTGAATATGGAGCATTTAACTACCAGCTTGTTCAAGAACTCCTTTACTGCTGGGTATTTGACTTGATCTTCTTGGGTCAATTTCAGTAGCCATGCGAAGAGCTCTTGCAAAAGATTTGAAAGTAGCCTCAATTATGTGGTGAGTATTATTTCCTTCCAGTTGTCTTATGTGGAGAGTTAAACCACAATTGCTGACAACAGCACCAAAGAATTCTTTAACCAACTCCGTATCGTAAGTTCCAACTTTTTGAGAAGGAATATCTAAATTAAAACTTAAATGTGGTCGACCTGAGCAATCAACCACAACTTGAATAAGGGCCTCATCAAGAGGAGCTAAAAAATGACCAAAGCGTTTTATTCCCAATCGATCACCTAATGCCTTTGATAACGCTTGTCCAATTGCAATCCCAACATCTTCATTCGTGTGATGATCGTCTATGTGAGTATCTCCATTTGCTCTTACCTCAATATCAAATAATCCATGACTAGATAATTGTTGGATCATATGGTCTAGAAAACCAATACCTGTATTTGCATTGCATTTGCCAGAACCATCAAGATTAATTTGGACAAAAACGTCCGTTTCCTTAGTTATCCGGCTAATCTCTCCTTCTCTAGTTTTCTTCATATTTAATTGGCAATTTAAATTGGCTTAAAATTACATTCCATTTATGCAATAACCTGCATCAACATAAACAGTTTGTCCTGATATACCACTCGAAAGATCGCTAAGCAAGAAAGCAGCGGTATTACCTACCTCGATTTGAGTAACGGTTCTCCTCAGCGGAGCTTTTTCCTCGACGTTATGAATCATGTCCAGAATTCCTCCAATAGCTGAACTGGCGAGAGTTCTTATTGGCCCAGCACTGATGGCATTAACTCGAACCTGATTTTCAGGCCCAAGTTCCTCCGAAAGATATCTAACTGATGCCTCCAAAGCTGCTTTAGCAACTCCCATTACGTTGTAATTAGGAATTGCTCTTTCTGCTCCTAAATAAGTCAAGGTGACTACCCCTGCACCTTTGCTGAAAAGAGGTTTTGCATATTTACATAGTGGGGCGAGTGAGTAAGCGCTAATTTCTAGGGCTCTTGAGAATCCCTCTGAAGTAGTTGCACTGTAATTACCAACTAATTCTTCTTTCCCTGCAAAGGCTAAACAGTGAACTAATCCGTCAAGCTGTCCCCATTGATTTTGAATGGCTTCAAAAACTTCTTCAATTTGAGAAGTGTTTTGAACATTAAGTGGTAAAAACAAGCTTGGATTTAAAGGAGAAGTAAGTTCTTTTACTTTTGCTTCAAATCTACCTTTTTCATCGGGCAAGTATGTAATTCCTAATTCAGCTCCAGCTGCTTTTAACTGTTGAGCAATGCCCCAGGCAATTGATCTGTTGTTTGCTATTCCTGTAACAAGGATTTTTTTGCCACTAAGATCGAGAAGCATCTTTCGGACTCATTTGGTTAGTATTACTAATTGTCCCTTATTTAGGGCTAAGACTCATAGTTAAATGAATATATAGTTAAAAGTTCTGTAATCCATTAAACCCCTCAAATCATAAGAATCATGGTTCGAACAGCGTCAACAATGCTTCCATTAGGAACTCCATTACCTGATTTTGAGTTAGGTGTAGTTTCAGGCGTGAACCTTGCTCCTGATGATTCTTTAAAAGGCTTTAGTAAAATTAGAAGTTTTGATTTAACAAAAAGACCATTATTTTTGATGGTTATATGCGCTCATTGTCCATTTGTTAAACATGTAGAAAGTGGAATCACAAATTTGTTCAATTCTTTTGGAGAGGATGTTCAATTTTTGGCTATTTCTAGTAATAGCGTTATCACACATCCGCAAGACTCGCCGGAATTCTTAGCCTCTCAAGCTAATAAATTGGGATGGAAGTTTCCATATTTATTTGATGCTGATCAAAAATTAGCAAAAGCGCTTAAAGCGGCATGTACTCCCGATTTTTATATTTTTTGGCCTTCTTCAGATGGAGAATCAAAACTGAGATACAGGGGACAGATGGACGAAAGCCGTCCTGGCAATGAAACACCTGTTTCTGGCGATGATATTCGTCTAGCACTCAGATCATTATTAAAGGGAGAAGATATTTCAGCTAATCAAAAACCTTCTATTGGTTGCAACATTAAATGGCATCCTGGTATGGAGCCTGAGTGGTTTGGATGAATTAATAAGTGCCTTTTTGATTTTTCATCGTTTCAACTTAATTTAAATAGTTATGCAAATACCTCCTTTTAGCCTTGAAGCTCAAATTTCTGAAATAGGAGAAGAGATTGAAGAAGCTTTAATTAAAGTTTTTAGAAGCGGAAAATATATTGGTGGAGAGGAAGTAGCTTCATTTGAAAAAGCTTTTGCATTAGCCATAGAAACTTCTTTTTCAGTTAGTTGTAATAGTGGAACAGATGCATTAATTCTTGCCTTAAGATCGCTAAATATTGGTCAAGGTGATGAGGTGATCACCTCATCATTTAGTTTTTTTGCTACTGCAGAAGCAATTACCAGTGTTGGTGCTAGGCCTGTTTTTGTAGATATTGAGCCTGAAAACTATCTTATGGATCTGGGTCTAATAGAAAAAGCAATAACTTCTAGAACAAAAGCTATTTTGCCTGTGCATTTGTTTGGTCATCCACTAGATATGGATAAAGTAATGGCAATTGCTGAAGAAAATAATCTAAAGGTTGTAGAAGATTGTGCTCAAGCGGCTGGTGCCCATTGGCGAGGTAAACCTGTAGGAAGTTATGGAGATGTAGGTTGCTTTAGCTTTTTCCCTACTAAAAACTTAGGTGCAGCAGGAGATGGAGGAGCTGTAACTACTAATGATTTTGATCTGGCAAAAATAATTAGGGAATTAGCTATTCATGGAATGCCAAAGAGATATTTACATACAAATATTGGATATAATAGTAGACTTGATTCCTTACAAGCTGCAATCTTAAATGTTAAATTAAAACGATTAAACAAATGGATAGAGCAAAGAAAAGCTATAGCAATTAATTATATAAATAAGCTATCAATGATAGAAGGAATTAAGTTGCCATCTAATACTTTGATCAACAATTCTGGTCATTCTTGGAATCAATTTGTAATAAGAATAATGAACAATTCTTTTGTTGAAAATCTAAAATCTACTTCAGAGAATGTTTCTGATATTTCAAATAGAGATCTGTTTCAAACTGAACTTCATAGCCTTGGAGTTAATACAATTATTTATTATCCAGTACCCATACATCTTCAACCAGCATATAAAGAGTTAGGTTATAAAGAAGGTTCTCTTCCTATTACTGAAAAGGTATGTAGTCAGGTAATTAGTTTACCCATTTTCCCTGAATTTAAATCTATTCAGCAATTATATGTTATTGATACAATAAAGGAATTATTTGGAAAATAATCTAATTAATACTTGAATATAATTCTTTGAAGATAGATGTTTGATTTTTGTGGTTTACAATAGGTTTTGGATAGCCGTTTCTCTCCGCAGAATTTATTTCACCGGACAGCAAATTAGGAGTTGAGACATGTGTTAACTCTGGGATCCATTTTCGTATATAGTTGCCATTCTCGTCGAATTTAGAAGCTTGTCTAAAAGGATTGAATATTCTCATCGGTTTTGGATCCATTCCACTGCTAGCACTCCATTGCCACCCTCCATTGTTTGATGCTAAGTCACCATCAACTAAGCTTTTCATGAAGAAAAGTTCTCCCCATCTCCAATCAACTAAAAGGTCTTTTACTAGAAAAGAAGCAACAATCATTCTGCATCGATTATGCATCCATCCAGAATGCTTAAGCTGTCTCATCGCAGCATCAATTATGGGGATACCAGTTAATCCCTCCTCCCAGGATTTAAACCAATCATGATTATTTTGCCATGGAAACTTTAACCACTTTTCTCTATATGGACCTTTCTCTAGCTCTGGAAAATTAATGAGAGCATTTTGATAAAACTCTCTCCAGGCAAGTTCCTTTATCCAAGTATCAATAGAATTTATTTGATATCCATTAGTCGCCATATTTCTTGAGATTTGAGCCCCATTCCAAACTGCCCTACAACTTATTGTCCCTAAACTTAAAGCCGCACTTAGATTAGAAGTTGATTCTAAAGATGGAACATCTCTTGCTTGGTTGTATGAATGTATAACTCCTGAATTGATAAAAAAGTTTAATTGTTTTATTGACTCTGATTCTCCTGGCTGGCAAGGACAGCGGTTAGTATTATTAAATATATTTGAAGTAAGTAAATCATCTACAGGTTTTCTTTCTCTGGAAATACAATAGTTTAAATCAGAGTTTTGAATTAATGATAAATCTCTTTCATTAAAACCTATAATCTCTTCAGGTGTCCTTGATATTTGTATTAAATTATCACTTGATATTTTTGTCCTGTTGATTATATCAATCCATTTTCGATAAAAAGGGCCATACACTTTGTAAGGGTCATTATTGTTCGTTTTTATGTTTCTTGGATTGACAATTAATTGATCTGAAAATGTATATATTTTCCTTTTCTCTTTAGAAAATTGTTCTGATATTTGTTTGTCTCTGTTGATTTCATAAGGCTCAATATTTTCGTTCCAGTAAATACATTCAGCTTTAACTAAGTCCGCTAATTTACAAATTAATCTAATAGGGTCTCCATTCAGGATTAATAAACGACTTCCTCTCCTTTCCCAATTCTTTTGGAGTTCTAAAAGGCTTTCGCCCAAAAACCAATTTTTTGCCTCAGAAGTAGTTCTACTGAGATTTAAAAGATTGGGATCTAAAATATATACTCCAATTAAATTTTTTGAATTTTTAGATGCTTCATATAGACCTATATTGTCTTCTATTCTTAAATCTCTTCTATGCCAAAATATTGATCGAAACTTAGTCATTTTTTATTCAAGACTTGGCATGCTCTGAACCATGCAGTAATAGTTTTACCATCAAGTGATTCTTCTCCGCTTGCAATCAATTCATTTAACTCTTTGGGGGCAATTTTTAATACTTCAATATCTTCATCTGCATCGCCCTCAGGCTTATGTTCAAGTTTAGTTAAATCTCTTGCAAGGAAAAGATGAATTATTTCGTCTGAATATCCAGGACAAGGGAGCATCTCTCCAAGAGAGTTCCATCTTTTTGCAGAGTAACCACTTTCTTCTTGAATTTCTCTTTTAATTGATTCAGATGGGCTTTCACCTGGTTCTAGCGTTCCAGCTGGAAACTCGAGAATTCTTCTCGAGCAAGCAAATCTGTATTGACGAAGAATAATGACTTCTCCTGAATCTGTTATTGGTACTGCCAAGGCAGCTCCTGGATGACGAATAATCCCAAATTCACCCTCCATTGAATTAGGTAAAAGAAACTTATTAATTTCAAAACGAATTTTTTTTGCATCAAGACAATCTTTTGTCTCGATTATTTCTGATGGTTCCGGTCCTGGAATAGACATACTTTTTTTTATATTCATATAGGATGGCTGATTTTTTTAGAAAAGTTTGGTGATTTTTGTTAGGAGTTTTATTCAGGCCAAATTTTTGGAGAATTAATTTGTTTTGGTTTCCCTTGATCTTTTGATAAAACTTCTGCAAGGGGAATTAAAACAAAGTTTCTTTCACTTAATCTTGGATGAGGCAAAATTAGAGTTTCTGTATTTATTTGCAGTCCTCCCCAGGAAATGAAGTCAATATCTAAAGATCTTGGCCCCAAAAAAATTTCTGTATTTTCTCTTTCCCTCCCTGCGATTTTTTCTAAATCTAAAAATTTTTTCATTAAACAGATAGCTGCTTTTTCATTTGGGGTTACTGAGCTAAAATCCTTACCCTCTACAACCAGTACGGTATTAATAAATTTTGGTTGATCAATTGGCCCACCTAAAGGTTCAGTCTCAAATAAAGGCGCCCATTGAAAAGATAAAGACTTATCAATATTTTGAGAGTCGATTTTTGGACAATTTAAAGCAACAATCCAATCAAGTATGCTTTTTTCAATGAGCGGCCTCATGGCAGCAATTGTTCTTATGGGATCTCCAAGAATGCCAGGGATATTTGCGCCTATTGAGATAACTAGTTTCAATTCTGTTTTTTGTTTTGCATAAGTCATGCGAATATTAAAAGACTTTTAAAAATTTGCTTGATTTATCCAAGCCTATGGTTTCCAGTGGATTGAATAACAACAATATGTCTTCGGCTTCAAAAGACACTGCTGTTATGGATAGAGCTAATCGTTCTTTCCCTTTGGCTGCAATTACAGGCCATGGAACTTTAAAGCTTGCTTTAATGCTTGCTGCAGTCGATCCAGGTTTGGGAGGAGTAATAATTGCTGGTGGTCGTGGTACTGGTAAATCTGTTTTGGCTAGAGGTTTACATGCCCTTCTCCCTCCGATTGAAATAATTGATTTAGAAAAATTAGCTAACAATGAAGGTGATAATGATTCATTGATTTATCCAGCAGGTAGGAATTTAGATCCTTCTTTTTCAGGCGAGTGGGATGATTTGACTAAAAAGCTATTCACAAAAAACATAGGAAGTCTTGAGAATATTGATGACTTAGAAAATATCCCTAAGAAAGTTGTTTCCGCCCCTTTTATTCAGGTTCCCCTAGGAGTAACAGAGGATAGGCTTGTTGGTGCTGTTGATGTTGCTGCTTCACTATCAAGTGGAGCGCCGGTTTTTCAGCCAGGATTACTAGCTGAAGCTCATAGAGGAGTTTTGTACATAGACGAATTGAATTTGTTGGATGATGGAATTGTTAATCTTCTTTTGGCTTCAGTAGGGGCAGGTGAAAATAGAGTCGAACGAGAAGGCTTGAGCCTCAGTCACCCATGCCGTCCTTTATTGATTGCTACTTATAACCCTGAAGAGGGGGCATTGAGGGATCACCTTTTAGACAGATTTGCAATTGTGTTGTCTGCTGATCAATTAATTACAAATGAGCAAAGAGTTGAAATAACCCAAGCTGCCATTTCTCATGGTCAATCAAGTGAAGCTTTTTCTAAGAAATGGACAGAAGAAACAGAATCGCTTTCAACGCAATTGCTTTTGGCAAGGCAATGGCTTCCAGATGTTCAAATTAGTGAGAATCAAATTGAATACTTAGTTCTAGAAGCTATTCGAGGAGGTGTAGAAGGACATAGGTCAGAGTTATATGCAGTAAGAGTTGCAAAGGCTCATGCTGCTTTATGCGGTAGGGATTCAGTGGACGCTGAAGATTTAAAGGCTGCAGTAAGACTTGTAATTGCTCCCAGGGCTATGCAAATGCCTTCAGAAGAGGAGATGGAGCCTCCGGCGCCAGAAGATCAGCAGCCTCCCCCTCCGCCTCCTGAAGACTCTGATGAAAATAATGATCAAGAAGAAGATCAAGAAGAAGATCAGGAAGAGGACCAAGACCAAGAGTCATCACCTCCAATCCCTGAGGAATTTATGCTTGATCCAGAAGCATGTGCTGTTGATCCTGATCTGTTACTGTTTTCATCCACTAAATCAAAAAGTGGAAATAGCGGAAGTAGGTCAGCTGTTTTAAGTGATAACCGGGGAAGATATGTAAAGCCAATTCTTCCAAGAGGTCCTGTTAGAAGAATTGCAGTTGATGCAACTTTAAGAGCTGCTGCGCCTTACCAGAAAGCTAGAAGGGAAAGAGAACCTAATAGAAAAGTTATTGTTGAGGAAGGGGACTTGCGCGCAAAATTACTTCAGCGTAAAGCAGGCGCACTTGTGATCTTCTTGGTTGATGCAAGTGGTTCAATGGCTCTCAATAGAATGCAAAGTGCAAAGGGAGCTGTTATTCGTTTGCTAACCGAAGCTTATGAAAATAGAGATGAAGTTTCCCTAATACCTTTCAGAGGAGATCAAGCAGAAGTTCTGCTTCCTCCAACAAGATCAATCACTGCTGCGAAAAGGCGACTTGAGGCAATGCCATGTGGTGGTGGATCTCCACTTGCTCATGGATTAACTCAAGCTGCAAGAGTAGGAGCAAATGCTTTGGCAACAGGAGATCTCGGTCAAGTTGTTGTAGTGGCAATTACAGATGGTAGAGGAAACGTTCCATTGAGCACTTCATTAGGCCAACCAGTTCTTGAAGGAGAGACACCACCTGACTTGAAGCAGGAAGTTCTTGATGTTGCTTCGCGCTATCGAGCGCTTGGTATCAAATTACTTGTTATTGATACAGAAAGAAAGTTTATTGCAAGTGGTATGGGTAAAGACTTGGCTGAAGCGTCAGGAGGTAAATATGTTCAATTGCCTAAGGCAAGTGATAAAGCTATTGCTTCAATAGCAATGGATGCAATTAATAGTGTGACCTAAAACTGTTTGTTTTTTAAGGATATATATCATCGAATAATTTACTCAGGCCTATAGTCACTCTTTTTAGAGCATCTAACAGTTCTTTGTCTTCCATAATATTCCCCATGTCTGAGCTCATTTGGTCTATTTTCTTTGTAAGTGAACTAGATGTTGAGGCAAGTTCCTGAATGTCTTTTAGAGTCTTAGGATTGTCGAGGCTTTCAAGAATATTATTTAAATGAATAGAAGCTTTTGTTAATTCAGAAATTATAGGTTTTGCTCTTAGAAGTTCTGATTTAGATAATAAGACAAGTTCATCAAGATTGGCTTGAGTTCTATCAAACTGTTGAATAGATTCTGATACTTTATTTACTATTGCTTGTCTATCTGCTTCGTCAATAATTCCATTTATACCCTCTGTCAAGCCAGATATGCTAACCATTTCTACACCTTTAATCTTATCTCCACTACATAAGATTTTTTTATTGGGACAATCTTTTTTGACTGTAATTACTTCGTTACTATTGAATGATTTGCCTAATGAGACTAGCGATAATTGAGCATCTCCTCCAAGCATAGAGCTTGTAACTATTTTTGCAATTACAGGTTTTGGTAAAATTAGATTATCATTGTTTAATTTGATTTTAGTTTCAACAGTGTTTGGGGTGAAATTTATCTTTTGAACAGAGCCAACAATGATTCCCCGATAAGTTACCGGAGACATCTTCGCAAGACCACTTGCATCTTTGAAGCTTGCAGATACCTCCCAGGTTTTAGACCCTAAACGAAAATCTCTTAACCAAAGCATTGCTCCTGAAAAGATAATTAATCCACCTAATAGTGAAAATCCAACAAACGCATCTCGTAAACTTCTACGCATAAATTTATAAGTCCTCAGGTTGCATTGGTCCTTGAAGATTACCTGTGCGAAATTGTTTTACATAGGAATTCTCACTTTGTTTAAATTGATCTATAGATCCATCCCATTTAAACTTTCCATCGTAAAGCAAGATAACTCTATTAGCTGTTCGTTCAATTGTACTGGAAACGTGACTTACAACGATTGAAGAGCCTTCCGCTGCATCGGTTGTCTTAATAATTAGATCTTCAATACGAGTGCTAGCTATTGGATCTAAACCAGCAGTTGGCTCGTCATATAGAAGAAGAGGGATAGAGTCTTTTCCTTTCTTGGAGTTACTAATTAATGCACGAGCAAAACTTACTCTTTTTTGCATTCCTCCACTAAGTTGATTTGGAAATTTGTCTGCTACATCATATAAGCCTACTTTCTGTAAACAATTTATGACTTTTTTATTGATAATTTCTTCGGAAAAAAGTTTCTGCTTTTCAAGCAAAAAACCTACATTTTCTCTAACTGATAATGATGCTAATAATGCTGGGTTTTGAAAAACTAATCTCACGTCGGGAGGGTCGTTTTGATCAAGCCTTAAATAATTTTGCTCTATACCTGATATTTGCAGACTTCCTTTAGAAGGTAATAGCAAGCCAGCTAGTAGGCGAAGTATTGTTGACTTGCCTGCGCCAGACGGACCAACAATTGCCAGTCTCTCTCCCGCACGCATGTCAAGATTGACTTCATTGAGAATTTTATTTGATCCCAGTTGAACACTGAGATCTTTCATCAACATTACTTGAGTGTTTTTTGGCACACTCTCTCCTAATGTTTGTTTACCTATCTCATTTTGTATGAGATAGGTGAATTGGGAAGTTTAAGTAGTGTTTATATGAATTAATTATTTAGGTCTGTTTGTTGAAATCTTATCTAATTTGAATCCATTGAACAAAAGAAGGAAAAGAAAATCAAGAAGATCTACTTTGCGAAAAAGTTTTTTCGCTAGTTTGTCTTTTCATCTTTACTCACGCTTTAAAAGAGGCATTAGATGGCTTTTGCCAGGCCTAGTAGTCAAAAGGTGGATGATGACATCAGGATTGGGTTTATTAATTGCTTTGATTGGAGCCTCAATTTGGGCTGATTTACGTCCAATTTATTGGGTGGTTGAAATACTTTTTTGGTTTTTAGGATTCATT is a window of Prochlorococcus marinus str. MIT 0917 DNA encoding:
- a CDS encoding thioredoxin family protein, whose product is MVRTASTMLPLGTPLPDFELGVVSGVNLAPDDSLKGFSKIRSFDLTKRPLFLMVICAHCPFVKHVESGITNLFNSFGEDVQFLAISSNSVITHPQDSPEFLASQANKLGWKFPYLFDADQKLAKALKAACTPDFYIFWPSSDGESKLRYRGQMDESRPGNETPVSGDDIRLALRSLLKGEDISANQKPSIGCNIKWHPGMEPEWFG
- the rdgB gene encoding RdgB/HAM1 family non-canonical purine NTP pyrophosphatase; the protein is MDNLPLVIASGNEGKIREFKKLLADFPFDLLTQPVGFEIEETGKTFIENARIKAIAVSKATGQLSLSDDSGLSVEALGGAPGIYSARYARSDKERIEKLLTELKPFPNRKAKFECALCIASGEKVLIEVSGFCEGLITFFPKGENGFGYDPIFEVSGLGETFAEMEHEKKKQIGHRGSAFKLLKPELKKLLNFIKN
- the fabI gene encoding enoyl-ACP reductase FabI, which codes for MLLDLSGKKILVTGIANNRSIAWGIAQQLKAAGAELGITYLPDEKGRFEAKVKELTSPLNPSLFLPLNVQNTSQIEEVFEAIQNQWGQLDGLVHCLAFAGKEELVGNYSATTSEGFSRALEISAYSLAPLCKYAKPLFSKGAGVVTLTYLGAERAIPNYNVMGVAKAALEASVRYLSEELGPENQVRVNAISAGPIRTLASSAIGGILDMIHNVEEKAPLRRTVTQIEVGNTAAFLLSDLSSGISGQTVYVDAGYCINGM
- a CDS encoding carotenoid oxygenase family protein, with amino-acid sequence MAVSYLRRGTSPQQTIFSQEDWSSAYCNVEKELDHAELKLVEGSIPKQISGTLYRNGPGRLERGGRWVHHPFDGDGMIAAFQFENGKINLTNRFVRTKEWVEEEKSQKFLYRGVFGTQKEGGILANAFDVRLKNIANTHVIKLGNDLLALWEASSPYSLNPNTLETNGLSNLKGVLKKGEAFSAHPRFDPGHHKGQRMVTFGVSTGPKSTIRLMEFSTEGENIGSLVSDRKDSFNGFAFLHDFAITPNWAIFLQNAISFNPLPFLLGQKGAAQCLASKSYGTPKFLLIPRDCGKFAGQPPKSIDAPKGFVFHHLNAWEDGEKINIESIFYDDFPSIGPEDNFREIDFDLLPEGVLKRSEINPIDNSFTCSTISNQCCEFAMVNPNFEGLKARFSWMATAERKEGNGPLQAIKKIDLANNKEISWSAAPRGFVSEPIFIPSQEGSKSQEDNGWVVVLVWNSIRSGTDLIILDSKDLTEQAILEVPISIPHGLHGSWVEN
- a CDS encoding phosphoglucomutase/phosphomannomutase family protein, giving the protein MKKKKLNLTNEKIYFGTDGWRGILGVDFTLERLLKVSAAAAQELAYVKEKKNNKIIIGFDRRFLAEEMAEAVASAVRGVGLVPLLASSALPTPSCSWGIIEENALGALVITASHNPCEWLGLKIKGPFGGSVDSSFTDSVQKRLDAGGISIPIEDETERIDFRKQHLLGISQKFDIPLISNGLRKLGLKIFVDSMHGSAAGCISELFGSASEGLIYEIRTKRDPCFGGNPPEPMKAYLSQLIQEVQDEFQAGKLSMGLVFDGDGDRIAAIDEKGRYCNTQLLMPVLIDHVARVRNMAGCVVKTVSGSDLMRLVAQDLGREVIEKPVGFKYIAEEMLSREVLIGGEESGGVGFGHHLPERDALFTALLLMESIVADSKCLGEKIDSLHARFGKSHFERIDLTLEDMEMRSDLENFLNQKTPSSIGHKSVLEVISTDGIKLVLNKSHWLMFRFSGTEPLLRIYCEAPSIEEVTSTLYYAKQLIDNSFG
- the hisB gene encoding imidazoleglycerol-phosphate dehydratase HisB encodes the protein MKKTREGEISRITKETDVFVQINLDGSGKCNANTGIGFLDHMIQQLSSHGLFDIEVRANGDTHIDDHHTNEDVGIAIGQALSKALGDRLGIKRFGHFLAPLDEALIQVVVDCSGRPHLSFNLDIPSQKVGTYDTELVKEFFGAVVSNCGLTLHIRQLEGNNTHHIIEATFKSFARALRMATEIDPRRSSQIPSSKGVLEQAGS